The following proteins are encoded in a genomic region of Nicotiana sylvestris chromosome 4, ASM39365v2, whole genome shotgun sequence:
- the LOC138889829 gene encoding uncharacterized protein — translation MYKYHVTHGHKTEDCRQLREEVSCLFNEGHLREFLSDRAKNHFKDKDANGKSEHEEPQHVIHMIVVGVDIPQGPIFKRTKVSVTREKRTRDYVPEGSLSFNDEEVEDISQPHNDALVISILLNKVQVKNFLVDPGSSVNIIRSRVMEQLGLQDQFVPTVLVLNGFNMANETTKGEITLPVNVSGTIQDTKFHVIEGGMRYNALHGRPWIHNMRAVPSTLHQMMKFLTSDGVKTVYGEQHAAKKMLLTSKRSSIKGKQETK, via the coding sequence ATGTACAAATATCATGTCACGCATGGtcacaagaccgaggattgcaggCAATTAAGGGAGGAGGTATCCTGTCTATTCAacgagggccaccttcgagagttccttagcgatcgagccaagaatcatttcaaaGACAAAGATGCCAACGGGAAAAGTGAACATGAGGAACCACAgcatgtcattcatatgatcgtCGTTGGGGTCGATATTCCACAAGGGCCCATATTCAAACGCACAAAGGTATCTGTTACTAGGGAAAAGCGGACCCGAGATTATGTGCCCGAGGGCTCCTTATCATTCAATGATGAAGAGGTAGAAGACATTTCTCAACCACACAATGACGCTCTGGTAATTtctatcttattaaataaagttcaagttaagaattttttagtggatccaggtagttcgGTGAATATCATCCGGTCGAGGGTCATGGAGCAACTTGGCCTACAAGATCAATTTGTACCCACAGTTCTAGTcttaaatggcttcaacatggccaaCGAAACAACTAAAGGTGAGATTACTCTGCCAGTGAATGTTTCCGGAACCATTCAAGATACCAAGTTCCACGTGATCGAGGGTggcatgaggtacaatgccctacacgggaggccttggatccacaacatgagggcagttccttcgactcttcaccaaatgatgaaattcctgaCATCGGACGGCGTGAAAACAGTGTACGGGGAGCAGCATGCTGCCAAGAAAATGTTATTAACCTCAAAAAGGTCGAGCATTAAAGGTAAAcaggaaaccaaatag